The Micropterus dolomieu isolate WLL.071019.BEF.003 ecotype Adirondacks linkage group LG23, ASM2129224v1, whole genome shotgun sequence DNA window atgacaatgacccaaaacacacagccaagGCAACAAAGGAATGGCtcaaaaagaaacacataaaaaggtcctggagtggcctagccagtctccagaccttaaTCCCATAAAACATctgtggagggagctgaaagttcGAGATGCCAAACGTCAGCCTCAAAACCTTAATGATTTGGAGAAGATCTGCAAAGAAGAGTGGGACAACATCCCTCCTGagatgtgtgcaaacctggtggccAATGACAAAAAACGTCAGACCTCTGTGATTGCCAACAATGGTTTTGCCACCAAGTACTAACTCATGTTTTGcagaggggtcaaatacttatttcgctcattaatatgcaaattaatttataacattTGACATGCGTTTTTCCgaatttgtttgttgttattctgtctctcactgttcaaataaacctaccattaaaattatagactgatctcttctttgtcagtgggcaaacgtacaaaatcagcaggggatcaaatagttttttctCTCACTGAATATACTTGGATGCCAGATCAcacttatgtttttgtttttttctgtcatgcaTTGAGCGACCCCTTACCTTGGCCTCTGAGTCCAGATTGGCTGGATCGGCTGGAATTGACAGCTCCACTGACCTGGTTTCTACGGCAACCACCCCAGTAGGTATCCCACCCAGTCTGTGGAGAGAGGCCATCGAGCACATCTACAAAATGCCTTGACTACATTCATGGTGCAAACAAATTTGTTATCGACAGTGTGTCATCTGCATTTAGTGTTTTGTTGGGACACTTACCTGGCTCTGCCTACCACCACACTCTGAGCCCATGGCTGCATGATCTCCATGAAAGAGCCATGGTCAAAGAAGCCACTCTGCCAGGAACCTTTTGGAGCTGTATATACAGAGAGGGGTGAGAGTAGTGTGACAAGAGAGTGcagaaaggtaaaaaaaaaaaaaccctaaacaAGTGGAGTTAATTACTGCTAATTGGAAATTCAACTGAATTAATTTTCATAAAATTTTCTCTTTCCATAGTTTTTTCAAAACCCCCGACTTTATTCCTCACACAGTCTgagtttgtgtatttttttgccTAAGAATCTGTAATCTTGGCAGCGACTATGATGGATGACTGTATAAAGGAGTCTCACTCAGCTCCTTTTCTGCCTGCACACTCTGAGAAACATGCCCAGCATCTGAGGTTACCATTCAGTTAAGCTTCGCCACTCATCACTACCAGAGACGTTGACTGGCTTCCCACACGGTCCCCCAATCTCTTTGCTGTCTCAAGCTGTAATTACACTGATGTGGAACTTGCTCAGTGCTGACCTGCACAGTAAAACACACTGGATCCATTTTGGTGCTATCTTGATCTTGTCTTTAGCAGCATGATGTTAGGTTTCCCTGTTTCTCTCTTAGTTTCTTAATAGTCTCTCTCCAGTAATGAATAATTTCAACCTTTCACACAGGGGACAGGAAATAATAAAtcttaatatttttgtttaaataacagACACAGCAAATGGGGTGTGACTCTTTACAACTGCTGAAGTATTTTGGATGAAAGGGATGAGTGGAGGAAATGAGCAAACTGTCCAAATCAAGTAGTTACAACAGGATGCCATTTAATTTTAGCACAACTCAGTATTTGATATAGCCACTCCATTGTCCCATTTTCAGAGCAGAGAGTGGCtatttcattatcaattaatcagaTGATTCGCTCCGAAAAGAATTTTAGGGGGCAATCaccaatatttatttattggcaGGCAACATGTGCaacatatttctctctctctctcctcagacAACTTTAATCATAGCATTCTACACTTTGTTACTGGGAGGTGGGTGTATAGGATATTTCTTATTTCtcaatctgctcaccttgcctTTCCTTTCGGTtctctcctccacacacacacacacacacacacaccagattctctctccctgcatgtgtctgctctgttgactttctttgtatgtttcataaagtcgcccccaaaaaaaacaattcatgttttgttctttttcaccCGCGATTCCAATTCCACAACAACCGGAGAGCCTGTGTGGAGGAGGCCTATTGAAATGATCAAGACAAATGTGGTGTGTTCCCTGTTACTTTACCTGATCCATGCTTGTAAATTTACAGTCAGTGTCCTCATCTTCTAATGTTATACCAGttaagatctctctctctctctctctctctctctgtgtttccaccGATCaaactatttagaaaaaaatatcaGCTGATAACGATATGTGGCCGATCAATCGCAGCATTCCTATCATTAACACTGAacatttagtctgtaaaatCTCAAGAATGGTGAAAAATGGCAGtcacagtttcccagagcccaagatGACATCTCATAATAGCATAATTGCAGACTACTCACTCTGGCTGGGACGTCCTGCTAACATCCAGCGGGGGTCATAAGGAGCCTTCGTAGGCAAAAACTCCACTAGCCGATCTATGGGATCCTTGGCATTGAGGATGGGCACTGGACTAGATTTACACTGAAGaaaggaaatgtctttattttatgtatttgacaAAAACACATCGCCCTAATCATTTGAATAAGTTAATCTATGACAGTGCTATAGGATGCAGCATCCTATTCAACAGCTAAACATTACCATGGGCATGTAGGACAGCCACTGCAGAAGCGTGAAGACTCCCTCAAAGTCATCACAAACAGTGCAGTGGGTCACACCATTGTTGTGCATGATTTGAATTCCACCAAGTTGGTTGTTTGATGTGTACACTTCTCTGCCCAGCACCTGTAGtaggaaaaagacaaaagatgTGGATTTtacatcagggggaaaaagaaTGACAAAAAGAGTACTTTTCTCTGTTGACTACACAGAGTTACATACAGTAGAAAACTGCTTGAAACCTGGAGCAGTTGTTTTCCCAATCTCATTTAGTGTGAATTTACTCTTTAAAAGCCTCCTCTGTCTGGCCCACACTGGAGGCAAGAGTTAATCCACTGTTCATGTTGTGCAACCTTGGCCAACAAGAGGTGTTGTCACCAGGCTTCTGGTCTGGGGAGCTGAGGATCAATGAGAAGTAACAGCAGGGACCCTGCATTACATGGCCACACTGCCTCTTCAATACAGGTGATCAGCAGCCAGAAATCTCTCTACCACAGCGGTCACAGGTGGGTGGCAGAATCACCATCATCCTGAGGGATTTTCTGACAGACGGTGTGAATTAACACATGCCCTTTCTCATCCAAAATACACAATTCTTCAACTGGCTTACATCCCTTTTGGTTGTCATGTGTATTCTGAATCCTCCATCTACCAGTGCCGATAGAAGCTGCTGTATAAAGGGTGAGATTGAAGCCACTGAACTACTTTTACCTTTAAAACTGTCCCTGTGCCAACAAGAAGCCATAAAATCTCACTCCCAGCCCACCCTATTTTCATAAGCGGCCTAGAACAGGTGGCAGGGCCTTGACATGGTCCCATAAAAATCAGAGAGGAGCTCAATCCCTACCCTCAGCCCTCACCTTTTCAGCCATCATTTACTTTCTTTATTACCATTAATGGTTATGTATCTGGCTACAAATCTAGGGCACTCTCCTAAAGCTGTCAGGAATGCCTACGGCCGCAAGAAACATTGCAGTCACCTTGACATACACAAAACCCCTGTGCCTCTGGCCATTGCCGGCTTCATTAACATTCCACAgcagagggaagaggagaggataTAGGAGGAGGAACAGAGGGAGATGACTGGGAGGAAGAAAATGAGGGGCAAACTGGATGTAACAGCTCACTGGGGTATTTATGTTAGTAGTTACTATCCACTCCCCATGAAAATATGAGAGCTTTCCAGCAGCTAATGAAATGATGATCTCTGGGCGGCAGCCTCCTGCTCTCCATTAAGTTTCAGTTAATAGCCAGGAAACCACATGATAAATgagcagagaaaaatatttcCTATGTCGCTAGTGAAACCAGTactattttaaaacaaacataattgaTTGTAAACAAAAGGATATATTGCAGTTCATCACCTGCACATTGCTGACACTTGTCAATAAACAATACTATGAGTTTACTCCCACAAATAGAGCTAAACAGTGGGGCCATCTAAAAACAATTGAGCTCCCAGCAAATACTTTAGCCATCATTGTGCCATTTGCATTATTTGTCATGTTGCAATCTGTCATCTAATTTGAATCTTAATGCACTGACAAGGAGAGAGAATGGAAAGCAAGACAAGAGGAGGTAGTGAAGCATGAGggcatacacacagacagacagacagacacagacagacagacagacacacacacacacacacactaatcaaCAGCATACAGAAAACAATCTGCCTCAGCAAAACTTCtcattttgattaaaaacaaatgatatGGGTGTCCTGCACTGCAGCCTCCGGCATGTCACTCTATTTCTATGCAAATACAACTTCATGGTTCGCTTTCAATTATTCCACTTTGAGTGGCAGGAAGGCCTGTGGCTAGGATCGGAAAGGGAATCCTAGTCAAACAGAACGAGGCCTGATCTGCGAGTAGAAACAGCACCAAAATCTTACAACTCTTttcaaatttattttctttgatatATAAATTCGCATAATTCTATACTGTAATTTTATATTTCAGAATCTGCAGTATGTTTATTATAAAAAGGAAACCTGGACAGTTGCAAAAGGATTTACAGGCACACGCACACAGCTCTTTCCCAGATCATTTTGCTCTTCCTCCCACATTAGCAGAAAATTTTTCGGGGCCAACTAAATGAATATTTATAGTGAATTCCACATTAaaatgcagatgcttcaatTGTGTGAGTTTAGAGATAACTCATGTAGTGCTTATTCAGTGTTACAGAAGAAGCACAATGCACACAATCACACaacagcatttctttttttagaacacttacaaaaaaaaacatctttgtgTTCTACTGAAATGTGTATTTACACTGTAGATAAGTTTACCTTGTTGAGTGCTCCAGCACCAGTAAGGATAATGTGAGAGTTGTCCACTTGAATGGTTCTCTGTCCAAGCCTCACCAGATAGGCACCGATCCCTATCGCTCTGCATGTGACCTATAGAGCAAAGACAATCATGTTAGGGCTTCAAATACGTGGAGAGTAACCAGATGCAAGCTAATCAACTCTTTGCTCTTGAAAGATCACACAAGTGTACAGCTCAAGGCTAAGGAGGAAGCtacatgtttctttgtttttttttttttaacacaagcGTGCCCACTTCAGTCTTACCAGGTTCATGGTGATGATCTCGTCATAAGCCAGAGAGGATTCTCCAGCAATCATTCCAGACCCTTTCAGATTCTCCACACCCAGCCCTTCATCTTTTCCTATGATGTCTGTGATCTTGTACCTGCATGACAACACATACATTCACTCACAACCAGACGTGACCCCTCCAATAGCTTTCCATTCCATTGCCACCGCTGTTATAATCTTATGGGCTTTAAACCGTGGAGTCAGGCATACTTGACTGATACTTCAGCATCTTGCGGATTAATTTCCTCACATACAAAGTACTAATATGTAATAAAAAGATATACCTGGATTCTCCCTCATCCTCCACATGTTCGCAATGCACAGAGTTCAGGGCTGACACTTTCTTGTAATCCTGAGGCGTGAGGTAGAGATACTTGAAACCCTGCAGGGGTATGTAGTAGTGACTGTTTAGTTATGATAGACAATGACGCAGATGCAAACAAATAGgtttaatattttgaaatgcAAGAAAAGGTAGGGAACTGAAATTTTAGAGATCAAATATcataataaagaaatatactAATACGTACAGAATGTGTGTAGGAAGTAATGACATTCATTAtgtggaaaatacattttgggaTTACCAGTAAAAGTAGGAATTTACggacaaaatattatttttaaggatatttgtgtttttgaaatgcTGAGTTGGTGCATTTCgaataacaaaatgtaaaacagttACACAAAATGTTGTAAGGGCTGCCGGCTGACCTTATAGGGGTCAGCTGGATCTTGCCAGGCCACGTGGAACATGTGTCTGATTTCCTCTGCCAGCCCGATACGGGCGCCACTGTTGGCTGCGATGTAGATTCGAGGGATGCCGCTCTCTCGTGCCATCTCTGAGGCTCGCAGGAACAACACGTCCTCCTGGGGCCCAAAAGAGCCTATCTTGTGTGTGATGTCATTACTTATGACGATAATCTCACGTCCAGCTGGATATTCTGGTGTACGCAGGGTCATCCGCCATGCCACCATACCAATCTGGATACAGAACAGGCAAAGGATAGGCACATAACACAATAGATACTGAATATCTATAAACACTGCACGATAAATGCAATAGAAATACTTTATAGTAAtgctattttgtgttttttatgattCTAAAGGTAAATGTGTTTGCTCAAATGGTATAGATGGGAATGAAATCAAGTGTGAGATGTTCCATGTGTCAATGCTCCATAATTGATTCAGAGTgtaacattttgtcctcagcAAAAATTACTAAAATTATTTCTCTTTCATTGAAGCATTAAGCATTGCCATCAACAGCAAAGTATTTAACAAACACTCAAGAACACTGccaaagaaacacagagacacctaCAGCATAAAAGGGAAATTGCACATTTAGAAATTTTGAGGtggataaagaaaaaaagattatgtCAAAGTGAATGGGTATTACCGTATTATCTTTCAATCAAAGGCTTTCAaaaactttcaaaaaaaaaaaactgacctCATTGCCCCCTGGCAGTCGGTTCATCTGCACCAGCTGGCCTTGGGCGTCAAGGACCAGCTCTGTGAAGGTGAGCAGCTCAGAAGGAAGAGGGCATTTGGGTAAGTGGGCATAGGCTTGGCTAGAGTGCCACAGCTTTTTCAGAGCCTGGAAAAAGAAATAGTCAGAATAAAGTATTTAATCAACATCATTTTGCAAATCAATATTACTTAGCATATGCTAAACACAATGCGAAATCAAGATGCGagttgttagttttttttttttttttttaaaactgtaccTGTCTGAACATTTCTGGAAAGTCATAGACATAGGTCGTGCCCAGAGACTGTGCCTGGAAGCGCTTAGACTGCAGTAGGTCTTTGGTCACATAGGGGGTGTTGATGAGCATGCCATGCAATGGACCCTGCTTGTCTCCATATGCTTGGAACatgatctgaaaaaaagaggaacagaGGGAGTCACTTCTCAGCAACATTGCCAAATCATGAATTTGAGAATGAGGATGATGATCATGATGATGATTCCACACCCATTGCTACAGCAATAACAAACAAAGTATACGGAAGACACATTAACACAGAAGCCAGTCAAATGTTAAAGAATAATGTACACAGGTAGTGGTAACAGTCTACAGAGGACACCAGGCTACAGCATCATACATTATCAGGGCCATCAGAGACGGGACCACTCACTTGTGAGCTATTGTAAGTGCTACAATGTTGTAAGTGCAGGTTTCATGCAGGAACTTGCaatcaatgtgttttttaattaggCCCATAACgccataaaaaacaaacaatttaacagCATGTGTCTTTGTATTCCAATAATCATTTCACTCCACACTAACATCCGTGTTATCTCGCAACTAGAAACTAGACGTTGGCTTATTCCAAACTCAAATTCAGTAATTATATAGGCAGGAGGTTATTTTCTCAACCATGTTTAAAATCTTCCAATGGAACCCAAATTCAAAGCCTCTCACATTCACTATTATGGACCTAATAAAGCAACCACACagcaaaaatgataaaatgaaatCAACAAGGAAAATAACATGAAATGTGTACCAAGataattggatttttttttttcttaaatttctACATGTGAATTTTACTAAAGCCCATTCCatgtatttaattatataatttctATATGTGTGGATGTGATGATGGACAGATGTGTGGATGGCTGGATGAAGTGTAGCTCACCTGATCAGCTGCGAGGATATTATAATAATCTGTGAAGGATATTACTAAAAGGACTGTCCACCAACAACATGACACCATACTGGATCTCTACTCCAACTCAATACACCTTAAAGCCAGAATGTTTTAATGCTGGTGTATGAAAATGACATCTCCATCTTTAACTTTACCAGACAGGCTGGTAAATTGCACTCTGGGAGCTGAGGTTGCCAGCATGGAGCTGAAGCCCTTTGCCAGCGACTGGACAATAAGCAGATGAGATGGAAGATGTATGAGTGccccacctgtctgtctttggGCCCCACCTGTCCCGTTCGGGAATCAGTGACCTCCTTGTACAGGCTGATGTCCAGGTAGTAGCCTGACTCATTGGTGAGGAAGAGGCGGATGGGGATTTGCTTTCCTGTTGGAGTCAGGCGGATGTTTATTTTCAGTTCAGCCTGCAGGACGCGCAGCTTCCACAGGCGGCTGCCGTAACGCATCACCATGGAGCGCACAGACTCCTCAATCTGAGGTTTgtagagaaagaaagcaaactCATTAATAACAATGTGAGCTGTCTGACAGCATAtcaaagatgtgtgtgtgatggtttCTCAAACCTTTGATGGGTCCATGATGACTGTGGGGACAAAGTTGAGGAATATGTGGTTACAGTCAGTTCGTACAGTCGTGTTATTGAAAGCCACCTCCAGTTCATCCATGGCTTCCAGCAGCAGACGCTCTGCCTCATTGTGAAGGTATTCAAAAGATGCCTCCTAGTGGAGGAACAGAAGAAAAACTGTCAATGAGGCAGGTGtgattcatttataaaaataaaaaaagacggCAAGAATTTTGTTGGAGAATCAAGGTTCCTTGTTCGTCCATTGTCTCACCTTTGTGACCAGATCAGAGTGACGGATAATGGCTCGCACAAAGAAACGGTAGTCCGTCACCTCGGTGCCCACCTCCACACGGGCTGCACCCAGGTACAGGTGCATCTTGTGGTTGGCACACGGGATGGCAGTTAGGGCAAAATTGCGCATGCGGTTGAGCTCCAACTGGAAAGCTAGTGCAGGCTCCAAATGACGATAGATCCTGTCCTCCTCAAACTTTTAAGAATCGACAAGACACaatcacaaacagaaacacaacaatacaaacaaTTTAAATGGACATGTTCAAAGACTTTCCTGAGTAACTTTTTTCCTTTAAGTTAGGCTTCCCTGCCATCATCTCTTCCATTAACAGTAGTTCAAATTGGCAATTTCAGGAGCACTGACTTGATATAAGAGTAGAAAGATGCCTGTGAGCCACACAGTGTATTAAGTAAATGAAATCATTGGCAACCTCGATCCCAGGAAGCTGCTAATGGGTGTCATTTCTCTTAAATGGGAGACATAATTAAAGAGTTCATTACTTTAATGAGCTTTGGTGGTGTCATTGTAGTGAAACTTTCAGGGGTAACGGAAGAAGAGCATCACTGATTCTGACAGAGTGAAATTCAGCACTGCTAGGGGGGTGAAAAGTTGTTTCTTACCACCATAACATAGCTTTGAATGGTAAAGTTAAATTAatcattcagttttattttgaaatttgtgGGTTCATTTTCATTGTTACAATAATCTGATGCTGTGTATTTTCAATAAAGATGGCCATTTCTACATGAGCAAACAGCAAGATGGCCAAGTGATGATTTGACACATGGTTTTTAATAGTTCCCATAAACGTTGCACCCGCATAGTtccagagcagcttctttcccCAGGCAGTGAGGCTTTTACATTCATTCCCCTCACTCCCCCcccaaaataaatttttttgttcCGTTGTGCTCTGTGTtgattgtgtatatatatgtgtatatatatatatatatatatatatatattttacattttgatgtCAAAAGACCATTAAATGAACCCTTGAAAGTAGACACCCACCTTGTCTCTGGCACGGAATGTGAAAAATTTGGGGAATTCTCTCTGTATGGAAGATAGAGATAAGacgggaaaaaaaaagaaatcaacaaTGGATCCTCAACAAAAGCATTGTAATGTTAAGCATACCAAATCAGTTAGACATACACCAACTATAAACCTAATCACAGCAGGTGACAATAAGCTATTTTGGGGCTATGCTGAAATTGCTACACCAGTGAGTATGGAGCATTATGCAGTGATGATCAGGCCATATGCTCCTTTACTGCTATAATTTGTCTATCAGGGAATCACTGTGTATTCACTAAGACTGCACGCTCACATACTAATGGCAATAggcaatatatatatagcacCTCTCACCAAGctaatgaataaaacatttcctttttttccccagagaCATTTGATCTTCTGAATAATGCCTGTAGCCCTGTCTGACATTATCAGATGAAGTGTCCTACTTGCCAAAACAATACCCGAGCGACTGGAGATGTTCAGCCTACACAACAACAAGAGAACTGcaatagcacacacacacacacacacacacaggacacctCCACATGATTTGACACAGCGATTATACATCATTTTCACCCACCACTATATAGtcaactgagaaaaaaacattttagggTGAGCATGCAGACTGGTGCAGACTACTGAAAAAAGTCCATATAACAAGGGCCACGATTAGCTCTCATCAGACACTGTGGTGCcatcaaaagaaaaatcaatgcCTATTGTCAAAATGACAACAGAGGCGAAAGAACAGAGAATAGAGCATTTCTCAAAACCTAATCCTGTTCTAAATCCCTGTCAGTATCACCATCATCTGAATGCTAGTGGGTGTTCTGTTGATAATGGGCCGACCATGGAAAAATAAATGCGGCCGTGTGTGCTATAGCAGAATAGGCAGAGCATATCACAAATCCGTCATGATTGGCATTTCAAGGTGATAAAACCTATGCAATGAGTTCATGGTTCTGGGGATATAATGGCAATGGTGGGTTAGGTTTTCTTTATTTACACTGGTGCAACAGAGTTGAATAAGCTTCCTCTTTAAATCGAGGAGTTGCAGGACCGCATGGCTTGTCACAGAAAGACCAAGCAGTCACTGCTGGATAAAATCCATGTGGGAATTATCAGTATACCATCTTTTGAGCTCATTAATCTACCTCCAGTGGACTGTCTACAGTGGTTTAAAACAGATACATTGGAACTGACTGTCTGGATATTTAATGTGCACCTCCTTGGTAGGACGTGTTTGAACTGTTTTTAACCACATGCACTGATACTTCAATAAATCACATGAAAGAGCCACCTGTTCTCATTTCCTTTGTCTTCCTCTACTTACATGAAACCTTTGGTCCACCTCACAGTTGACTTGCTTCCTGAAATCCTGTCATCATAAATGCAGCAAAAAGCAAGGCATGCAGAAAgagatacagagacaaacaggatCATAAGGCTGAATTTCAAATGCAAATGATTACAATTACCACAACAATGTCATCCCGTGTAAACAAACTCATCAAAAGTATTagtatttacaaaacaaaagacGCAAGACAAATCATATATAAACGTTTGATACATGCTAATCAGAACTTCTGAATTGGTGTCATGCAGGGTGGCAGATTGTGGAGACAGGTAGTTCACTTCAATATTCATTAGGGGCCCTTACCTTCTGAGCCACAAGGAAAGTCAACCTACGGATGCCATGTTCAAACAGCAGAGATTTCTGTAATgggaaaaaggaaacaaatgtCAGGATGTTTTTTCTGAGCAATCTCAAACATTTAACTCTCTCTGCTGATATCGTCGGGAAACAAAAAAGGCCTTGTTGGTCCCACCTTTGACTGAGTGAACTCTCGGAAGTTGGCTGCCAGGCCATCGTCATCAATGTCGCTGTCAGTCTTGATGGCCACATTCAGGATATGGATAGGCTCATCCTGGACACTCTGGATGACAAGGCAAATGCATATTTCATACTAAGGTACACAGTCGTACAGATCAATGACCGGCCTGTGAATATCAGAAGTCTGTTCTTGTCACCTTATTGTCCTCTTCGCCATACAGGACAGGATTACCTCCCTCTGGGAAGGTTGGACTTGGGGGAGGAGAGTCAGAGAAGCAGCTCAACATGTCCGATATGTTCCTATagaggagaaaaacacacatgccaTTAATCACACCTGCAATATTATCTTCAACTTACAGTGAAATACATCCAAGTTAACAAGTCTTTTATCATAAGTATTTTATCTTAAGTGCTGACCTGGTGAACTCCTGGAAGGACCGGAAAGCGACCATGGCTCCCATGCGCTGACAAGGTGGTGTAAAAGATGTGTCGAGCAGAACATCACTGACGCTGGCTACGTGCACCATGCCATAGTGATTTAGGTTGGATGAGAATGACATCCTAGAGTATCGACAGAGCGCAATTACAATGGGAATCTGCCATACCACTAGACTGACTGTGTGAAGCCGTCCCCTCATCGACCTTTAAGAACCTCACAACAGTTTTGATCCCTCAGTTATTCGGCAGTTTGAGATGTTGGGATTTAATATGTATGAAAACTCTTAGAAGCCTAATTGCAGTCGATTGTAGGGTACAATTTAGTGTAAAAACTGAATGAGGTTCCAATTATAAAAAGGAAGAGGCCAAGAATTACACCGTTGCATGTGAACACAGTGAAAGCAGCTATAGAGTATGTAAGGGATTTTTGACAGACCACATGTTagtcaaatttaaaataaagaaaatattctttttaCAGGAACATGGACACAAAACCACCAGAAAACCCATTTAAatatacactttttattttgttgggaGTTAGTCCTTTGATTATAAGAAGCTGTCCCAGAAGTTACACCCAATTAAAACACTAGAGAGGTTTTGTGTGCCAAACCTGTCCACAGAATCCGAATCTGAGGCATTTTTCTTCTCAGCAGAATCATCCTTAGATTTACTATCTTGTGCTTTAAGGTCCTGGGTTTTAGTTGCCTGTAATTTAGTGTCCGTGGCTTTTACAATGTCCAGGATTGGAGTAGACATTTTCCTGGACAGGACAGTCACAGGTTTCAGTTCAGGAGACTTGCACTAGTGTACAACAATTCCCCAACACGTAATTTTGAATTCACCTACGTCACATTACATCCTAAGTTATTCCAAATTattgaagcacacacacacacacacaca harbors:
- the LOC123962890 gene encoding acetyl-CoA carboxylase-like isoform X1, with the protein product MAILTELTQLSKTTNAKVALRARQVLIASHLPSYELRHNQVESIFLSAIDMYGHQFCIENLQKLILSETSIFDVLPNFFYHSNQVVRMAALEVYVRRAYIAYELNSVQHRQLRDNTCIVEFQFMLPTSHPNRGNIPTLNRKMSTPILDIVKATDTKLQATKTQDLKAQDSKSKDDSAEKKNASDSDSVDRMSFSSNLNHYGMVHVASVSDVLLDTSFTPPCQRMGAMVAFRSFQEFTRNISDMLSCFSDSPPPSPTFPEGGNPVLYGEEDNKSVQDEPIHILNVAIKTDSDIDDDGLAANFREFTQSKKSLLFEHGIRRLTFLVAQKDFRKQVNCEVDQRFHREFPKFFTFRARDKFEEDRIYRHLEPALAFQLELNRMRNFALTAIPCANHKMHLYLGAARVEVGTEVTDYRFFVRAIIRHSDLVTKEASFEYLHNEAERLLLEAMDELEVAFNNTTVRTDCNHIFLNFVPTVIMDPSKIEESVRSMVMRYGSRLWKLRVLQAELKINIRLTPTGKQIPIRLFLTNESGYYLDISLYKEVTDSRTGQIMFQAYGDKQGPLHGMLINTPYVTKDLLQSKRFQAQSLGTTYVYDFPEMFRQALKKLWHSSQAYAHLPKCPLPSELLTFTELVLDAQGQLVQMNRLPGGNEIGMVAWRMTLRTPEYPAGREIIVISNDITHKIGSFGPQEDVLFLRASEMARESGIPRIYIAANSGARIGLAEEIRHMFHVAWQDPADPYKGFKYLYLTPQDYKKVSALNSVHCEHVEDEGESRYKITDIIGKDEGLGVENLKGSGMIAGESSLAYDEIITMNLVTCRAIGIGAYLVRLGQRTIQVDNSHIILTGAGALNKVLGREVYTSNNQLGGIQIMHNNGVTHCTVCDDFEGVFTLLQWLSYMPMCKSSPVPILNAKDPIDRLVEFLPTKAPYDPRWMLAGRPSQTPKGSWQSGFFDHGSFMEIMQPWAQSVVVGRARLGGIPTGVVAVETRSVELSIPADPANLDSEAKIIQQAGQVWFPDSAFKTAQAIKDLNREGLPLMVFANWRGFSGGMKDMYDQVLKFGAYIVDGLREYKQPVLVYIPPQAELRGGSWVVIDPTINPRHMEMYADKDSRGGVLEAEGTVEIKFRKKDLVKTMRRVDPVYMSLAERLGTPELSPPDRKELETKLKEREEFLLPIYHQVAVQFADLHDTPGRMQEKGVITDILEWQTSRQFFYWRLRRLLLEETVKRKIQAANSELTDGQVQAMLRRWFVEAEGAVKAYLWDNNEELVAWLERQLAEEEGARSVIDENIKYIRRDHILKQIRSLVQANPEVAMDSIVHMTQHISPTQRTEVVRILSTMETSASS
- the LOC123962890 gene encoding acetyl-CoA carboxylase-like isoform X2 — encoded protein: MAILTELTQLSKTTNAKVALRARQVLIASHLPSYELRHNQVESIFLSAIDMYGHQFCIENLQKLILSETSIFDVLPNFFYHSNQVVRMAALEVYVRRAYIAYELNSVQHRQLRDNTCIVEFQFMLPTSHPNRGNIPTLNRKMSTPILDIVKATDTKLQATKTQDLKAQDSKSKDDSAEKKNASDSDSVDRMSFSSNLNHYGMVHVASVSDVLLDTSFTPPCQRMGAMVAFRSFQEFTRNISDMLSCFSDSPPPSPTFPEGGNPVLYGEEDNKSVQDEPIHILNVAIKTDSDIDDDGLAANFREFTQSKKSLLFEHGIRRLTFLVAQKREFPKFFTFRARDKFEEDRIYRHLEPALAFQLELNRMRNFALTAIPCANHKMHLYLGAARVEVGTEVTDYRFFVRAIIRHSDLVTKEASFEYLHNEAERLLLEAMDELEVAFNNTTVRTDCNHIFLNFVPTVIMDPSKIEESVRSMVMRYGSRLWKLRVLQAELKINIRLTPTGKQIPIRLFLTNESGYYLDISLYKEVTDSRTGQIMFQAYGDKQGPLHGMLINTPYVTKDLLQSKRFQAQSLGTTYVYDFPEMFRQALKKLWHSSQAYAHLPKCPLPSELLTFTELVLDAQGQLVQMNRLPGGNEIGMVAWRMTLRTPEYPAGREIIVISNDITHKIGSFGPQEDVLFLRASEMARESGIPRIYIAANSGARIGLAEEIRHMFHVAWQDPADPYKGFKYLYLTPQDYKKVSALNSVHCEHVEDEGESRYKITDIIGKDEGLGVENLKGSGMIAGESSLAYDEIITMNLVTCRAIGIGAYLVRLGQRTIQVDNSHIILTGAGALNKVLGREVYTSNNQLGGIQIMHNNGVTHCTVCDDFEGVFTLLQWLSYMPMCKSSPVPILNAKDPIDRLVEFLPTKAPYDPRWMLAGRPSQTPKGSWQSGFFDHGSFMEIMQPWAQSVVVGRARLGGIPTGVVAVETRSVELSIPADPANLDSEAKIIQQAGQVWFPDSAFKTAQAIKDLNREGLPLMVFANWRGFSGGMKDMYDQVLKFGAYIVDGLREYKQPVLVYIPPQAELRGGSWVVIDPTINPRHMEMYADKDSRGGVLEAEGTVEIKFRKKDLVKTMRRVDPVYMSLAERLGTPELSPPDRKELETKLKEREEFLLPIYHQVAVQFADLHDTPGRMQEKGVITDILEWQTSRQFFYWRLRRLLLEETVKRKIQAANSELTDGQVQAMLRRWFVEAEGAVKAYLWDNNEELVAWLERQLAEEEGARSVIDENIKYIRRDHILKQIRSLVQANPEVAMDSIVHMTQHISPTQRTEVVRILSTMETSASS